The following are encoded together in the Capsulimonas corticalis genome:
- a CDS encoding type II secretion system protein: MTSTRSQGFTLIELLVVIAIIAILAAILFPVFAKAREKARQTSCASNLKQIGLAMTQYVQDNDETFPFGGTTMIEGHQVNMFYGLYPYTKSVAVFACPSNSINQKAIGYGNTGQIPADLPQMPASYSTPYQLFDGRFGAPHTIAWLQEPSAKLMVTEANQYAGFNETNLAWDDWNGNQFQQQGFAGHTGTMNVLFCDSHVKNVRPENTAGANGQPSMWGKFGDTPNDSTCPSGVASSDEFNCDGYSAGATHALGLLSAAFK; the protein is encoded by the coding sequence ATGACAAGCACCCGCAGCCAGGGATTTACACTGATTGAATTACTCGTAGTCATTGCGATAATTGCGATTCTTGCCGCAATTCTCTTCCCTGTTTTCGCCAAGGCGCGCGAGAAAGCGCGGCAGACGTCCTGCGCCAGCAACTTGAAGCAGATCGGCCTGGCGATGACGCAGTACGTTCAGGATAACGACGAGACCTTTCCGTTTGGAGGAACGACCATGATCGAAGGGCATCAGGTCAATATGTTCTACGGCCTGTATCCATATACCAAAAGCGTCGCCGTGTTTGCGTGTCCAAGCAATTCCATCAACCAAAAGGCGATTGGTTATGGCAATACCGGGCAGATTCCCGCGGATCTGCCGCAGATGCCGGCGTCCTATTCGACTCCCTACCAACTCTTCGATGGCCGATTTGGGGCGCCTCATACGATTGCCTGGCTTCAGGAGCCATCCGCCAAGCTGATGGTGACTGAAGCAAATCAATACGCGGGTTTCAATGAAACCAATTTGGCGTGGGACGATTGGAACGGCAATCAATTTCAGCAGCAGGGATTTGCGGGGCATACCGGCACGATGAACGTTTTGTTCTGTGACAGTCACGTGAAGAACGTGCGCCCGGAGAACACCGCCGGCGCAAACGGCCAGCCAAGCATGTGGGGGAAATTTGGCGACACGCCCAACGACTCAACCTGCCCGTCCGGCGTTGCCAGCAGCGATGAATTCAACTGCGACGGCTACTCCGCCGGCGCGACACACGCGCTGGGACTGCTGAGCGCCGCATTCAAATAG